Genomic segment of Truepera radiovictrix DSM 17093:
CTTTTGCTGCCCTGTAAACAGTTACGCGTTCTCCGCGACGACCGCGACCTTGAGGTCGATGGGCACTTCGGGGTGGGGTTTGTAGACCACGGTGTACTCGCCGAGGGTTTTGATCGGCTCGTGCAGGTCGAGCTTGCGGCGGTCGATGGTGACCTCGAAGCGCTTTTCAAGCGCCTCGGCGATGTCGCGCGCCGTGACCGAGCCGTAGATGCGGTCTTCACCGGCGCGCACCGGGATCTCGAGCTGCGCCTCGGCGAGCATCTCTTTAAGGCGCTCGGCGTCGGCTTTGCGTTCGGCGAGCTGCTTCGCCCGCTGCGCCAAGCGCGCCTCTAGCTCGCGCTGATTGGCCTGCGTCGCGGGCAGGGCGAGGCCGCGCGGTACCAGAAAGTTGCGCGCAAACCCCGGTTTGACCGAGACCAAGTCCCCCGCTTCGCCGAGTTTTTCAACCGGTTCGAGCAGGATGACGTTCATTTGCGCACCAGCTTCTCGGTGATCGGGACGATGGCGAGAACGCGCGCCTGTTTAATCGTGGTGGCGAGCCTACGCTGGTGCTTCGCGCACACACCGGTCCGCCGCCGTGGCAGGATCTTGGCGGTGTCGGAGATAAAGCGGCGCAGCATCCTACCGTCGCGGTAGTCGGTGACCTCTTGCTCCCCCGTGCAGAAGGGGCAGACCTTCGGGCGGCGCCCGCGGCGTCCGCCGCGGCGGTCATCGCGGTCGCGGCGGCTTTTCGTGTTACGTGCTTGAGCCATCTAAAACGGTAGATCCTCTTCTGGTGGAAATTCCTCGTCAATGTCCAGCGCGGGGCTGGGACGACTCTGCTGACCCCTTTGGGCGCCCACCGCCTGCTGAGCGGGTTGGGGGCGGGTGCTGGCGCCACCACCGCCAGGACCACGGGTCAGGTACTCGACGCGGCTACCTTCGAGTTTGTCCTTGTACTGACGGTTGCCGTCTTTGTCCGTCCAGTTGTCTTTGACGAGCCGTCCGATCACCAGCACCGGATCGCCTTTGGCGAGCTCCGCGCAGCTCTCGGCCAGCTCACGCCAGACGTTGACCTCGACAAAGTGAACGCTCTCCTGGTCCTGCCCGCTGCGGTCGCGGTACTGCTCGTTGACGGCGACGACAAAACGGGTGACCGCGTCGCCCGAGGGGGTGTAGCGCAGCTCGGCGTCCCGGATCAGGTTGCCGATGATGGTGACGTGGTTGAGCGCATTTTTCAGGCGCTCCTGACCGCGCGCGTCGAGCACCGTCGGTTCGCCCTTGCGCGGGCCGTGGGTCAGCACGTCGACGCGCACGGCGTTGATCCCGAGCGCGCTCCGCTTCTGGCCGCTCGCGTCCTCCCAGGCGCGGTAGTTTAGGCGCCCTTCGACGAAGACGGGCGTTCCGGCCGCCAGTTGATCGACCAGGTATTCGGCCTGTTTGCCGAACACCGACACGCGGTGGTACCACGCCAACTCACGCAGCTGGCCGTCGCTCCCGACGACGTGGTCGTTACCGGCTAAGTTGAGCTCCAAAATGGCCAAACCGCCGGCGGTGTACTTCATGTCGGGTGCTTGGGTCAGGGTACCGATGAGCTGGACGCTGTTAAGCCCTCGAGCCATGTTCTCCTCCGGATAAAGTCAACGGTGCGTTACCTCTGCGTGCGAGTCTTAAGCTGAAGCGGCTGGGGCCTCCTGGCCGGCGTCGCGCTCGCTGCTCCTTTGGGTGCGCTGTTCGGGACGGTCGCGCGTGATGAGTACGCGCATGACGTTGTCGCGCAGCCGCAAGTTGGTAGCGAGCTGGCGCGGCGCGGTCTCGGGGAGGCGAAGTCGGTAGATGATGTAGTAGCCCTCGTTCAGCTTGCGGATGGGGTAGGCGAGGCGCTTGTTGCCCCACTCGTCGGTGCTGAGAACCTCCCCCTCGAAGCGCTCGATCTGCGCCGCGATAGCGTCTTTCTCGAGGCCGAGCTGCGCTTCGCTCAGGTTGGGGTCGAGAATGACGTTAAGGTCGTAGTTGTGCATGTCACCTCCTTTACGCGTAGGCTCGCTGCTAAAAAGCAACCACGTACTCTACCACGGCGGGAGCGAAACGTGCTAGGCGCTGGCGACAGCGAAGCGCGCGGGGCATAAAGCGGAGGTCGCGCGGCAGCGGGGGTGCACCGAGGGGCTGTGACATGCTAGCGAGGGAGGTGACCCTATGCCGGAGCCGAAGCGCACCGAGAGAACTCGTCGGCGGCGCAGCGCGGGGGAGGGGGGGCAACGCCGAACCCTGCACACCCTCGTCGTGGTGGCGCTGTGGCTCGGAGGGCTCCTCGCGCTGTGGCTGTTCGCTAGAGCCCAGGGGCAGACCCCGGGGGGGCTCTTGCAGGAGCTTCTCGAGGCGCTCCGCGTGCACCCGCTGGCGCCCTTTTTGCTCTTCGGGCTCTACCTCGTCCGGCCGCTTTTTCTCCTCCCCGTGACCCTACTGACCCTGACCGCCGGGCTGCTCTTCGGCGCGTTCTGGGGGTTTTGGTACGCCGCTGCCGCCACGCTCGCCTCGGCGACGGTGGCCTACATCGTCGGTCGCTTTTTCGCCCAGGACCTCCCCGGGCGCTTCGGGCAGGGTGTCTCGACCCGGCTTCAGCGGTTTCCCTTCGAGACGGTGTTGCTGTGCCGCTTTCTGCTCCTCCCGGGCGACTTGGTCAACTACCTCGCCGGCTTTTTGCGGGTGCGTCTGGGCGCTTTTTTGCTGGCGACCCTTATCGGTGGGGCGCCGGGGCTCCTCGTCGGCGTCCTCGCCGGCGCTTCGCTCGAGGGGTTGCCGGGTGAGGTGCGCCTGAACGCGTGGTACCTCGTCGCCTCGGGGGTGCTCCTCGGCCTCAGCCTAGGGGTCTCTAGGTGGTTGCGGCGCCGCAACCCGCTCGGGCGCAACCCGCTCTAGGGCTCCAAGCCGTAACGCGCCGTTAGGCGACGAGCACGCGGCGTTCGCAACCACTTTCGCGGCGCGGCCAAGGCGTGGTGGACACAAACGGTGGGGATGGGTGTCAAAGTGCGGAGAGGACAAAAAAAGAGCGCTCTTGCGAGCGCTGATAAAAACAGTGTACACCCGTATGCGGCATTCGTCAAGAGGATGCACCCGCCGCACCGGGAACCCGCGTGTAAGGGTCTTGAAATCGCCCGTAACGGTTCCTGAGGGCGCCCTCACGCCTGCTGGGAGGCGCTTAGAGCTCGAGCCCGACCGCGCGTCTAAAGGGGTAGATCTCCAGCTGCTGCCAGACCCCCTCTTTAAAGTAGACGTCGTTTTCGAGCAGCTCCCGCGCCGCCTCGAGCGAGGGCGCCTCGAGCAGCAGCGCGCTGCCGATCATCGTCCCCGCACCGTCTAAAAGCGCGCCGCCGAGCCGCACGCGGCCCGCGTCGACGGCGGGTCGGATCTCGTCGAGGTGCCTTTGGCGCGCCCGCTGCCGCCGCGCGGGGGCGTC
This window contains:
- a CDS encoding TVP38/TMEM64 family protein — encoded protein: MPEPKRTERTRRRRSAGEGGQRRTLHTLVVVALWLGGLLALWLFARAQGQTPGGLLQELLEALRVHPLAPFLLFGLYLVRPLFLLPVTLLTLTAGLLFGAFWGFWYAAAATLASATVAYIVGRFFAQDLPGRFGQGVSTRLQRFPFETVLLCRFLLLPGDLVNYLAGFLRVRLGAFLLATLIGGAPGLLVGVLAGASLEGLPGEVRLNAWYLVASGVLLGLSLGVSRWLRRRNPLGRNPL
- a CDS encoding single-stranded DNA-binding protein, coding for MARGLNSVQLIGTLTQAPDMKYTAGGLAILELNLAGNDHVVGSDGQLRELAWYHRVSVFGKQAEYLVDQLAAGTPVFVEGRLNYRAWEDASGQKRSALGINAVRVDVLTHGPRKGEPTVLDARGQERLKNALNHVTIIGNLIRDAELRYTPSGDAVTRFVVAVNEQYRDRSGQDQESVHFVEVNVWRELAESCAELAKGDPVLVIGRLVKDNWTDKDGNRQYKDKLEGSRVEYLTRGPGGGGASTRPQPAQQAVGAQRGQQSRPSPALDIDEEFPPEEDLPF
- a CDS encoding YciI family protein, producing MTFLVIAKDGTDPDAPARRQRARQRHLDEIRPAVDAGRVRLGGALLDGAGTMIGSALLLEAPSLEAARELLENDVYFKEGVWQQLEIYPFRRAVGLEL
- the rplI gene encoding 50S ribosomal protein L9 encodes the protein MNVILLEPVEKLGEAGDLVSVKPGFARNFLVPRGLALPATQANQRELEARLAQRAKQLAERKADAERLKEMLAEAQLEIPVRAGEDRIYGSVTARDIAEALEKRFEVTIDRRKLDLHEPIKTLGEYTVVYKPHPEVPIDLKVAVVAENA
- the rpsF gene encoding 30S ribosomal protein S6 translates to MHNYDLNVILDPNLSEAQLGLEKDAIAAQIERFEGEVLSTDEWGNKRLAYPIRKLNEGYYIIYRLRLPETAPRQLATNLRLRDNVMRVLITRDRPEQRTQRSSERDAGQEAPAASA
- the rpsR gene encoding 30S ribosomal protein S18, coding for MAQARNTKSRRDRDDRRGGRRGRRPKVCPFCTGEQEVTDYRDGRMLRRFISDTAKILPRRRTGVCAKHQRRLATTIKQARVLAIVPITEKLVRK